The following proteins are encoded in a genomic region of Diabrotica virgifera virgifera chromosome 1, PGI_DIABVI_V3a:
- the LOC126879091 gene encoding uncharacterized protein LOC126879091, which produces MDDLLQYVLELSRESALLPSVKGKSQNNSHQQALVIRENATLNLFNDSSTIDVHEEIIVESEDPTKPGSSQQKIEETPGKKRTILTPKGNRRNVGLKQSSLDYLQKKNDRWFEIRSRELALQEREKTLQEEKFKLAKWETEKRTEMEEKRLEVQLDLFKNQQKLVEAILNKSSLNL; this is translated from the exons ATGGATGATCTTTTGCAGTATGTACTGGAGTTGTCAAGGGAATCTGCACTTTTACCCTCTGTTAAGGGTAAAAGTCAGAATAACAGTCACCAGCAGGCATTGGTGATAAGGGAAAATGCAACATTAAATTTATTTAACGACTCATCTACAATTGATG ttCATGAGGAAATAATTGTCGAAAGCGAGGATCCAACAAAGCCTGGATCAAGTCAGCAAAAAATTGAAGAAACTCCAGGAAAAAAAAGGACCATTTTAA CTCCTAAAGGAAATAGAAGGAATGTTGGCTTAAAACAGTCATCTCTAgactatttacaaaaaaaaaatgaccGCTGGTTTGAAATCCGGAGTAGGGAACTGGCACTCCAAGAGAGGGAGAAAACGTTacaagaagaaaaatttaaattgGCAAAATGGGAAACAGAGAAGAGGACCGAAATGGAGGAAAAAAGATTGGAAGTTCAACTAGATTTGTTTAAGAACCAACAGAAATTAGTGGAGGCAATTTTAAACAAATCTAGtttgaatttataa